Proteins co-encoded in one Aphelocoma coerulescens isolate FSJ_1873_10779 chromosome 21, UR_Acoe_1.0, whole genome shotgun sequence genomic window:
- the MRTO4 gene encoding mRNA turnover protein 4 homolog, which yields MPKSKRDRKVSLTRTPRKGLEAKQALIAELRRCVDTYKYIFVFSVANMRNNKLKDVRNAWKHSRIFFGKNKVMMVALGREPSSEYKENLHKVSKHLRGEVGLLFTNRTRDEVDEWFSKFRELDFARAGNKAPYGVSLDTGPLEQFPHSMEPQLRQLGLPTALKKGVVTLLSDYEVCKEGDVLTPEQARVLKLFGYEMAEFKVTMKFLWNSETGDFQKLVGDTTEEEEEDDDDGSNED from the exons ATGCCCAAGTCCAAGCGGGACCGCAAAG TGTCCCTGACGCGGACGCCCCGCAAGGGGCTGGAGGCCAAGCAGGCGCTGATCGCCGAG CTGCGGCGCTGTGTGGACACCTACAAGTACATCTTCGTCTTCTCCGTGGCCAACATGAGGAACAACAAGCTGAAGGATGTGCGGAACGCCTGGAAGCACAGCAG GATCTTCTTCGGGAAGAACAAGGTGATGATGGTGGCGCTGGGCCGGGAGCCGAGCAGCGAGTACAAGGAGAACCTGCACAAG GTCAGCAAACACCTGAGAGGGGAGGTCGGGCTCCTCTTCACCAACCGCACCAGGGACGAGGTGGATGA GTGGTTCTCCAAGTTCCGGGAGCTGGACTTTGCCCGCGCCGGGAACAAGGCGCCGTACGGGGTGAGCCTGGACACGGGGCCCCTGGAGCAGTTCCCCCACTCCATGGAGCCGCAGCTGCGGCAGCTGGGACTGCCCACGGCGCTGAAGAAAG gagtggtgacGCTGCTTTCGGATTACGAAGTGTGCAAGGAAGGGGATGTTCTCACCCCGGAACAGGCCCGTGTGCTG AAACTCTTTGGCTACGAGATGGCAGAGTTTAAAGTCACCATGAAGTTTCTGTGGAATTCTGAGACAGGAGACTTCCAGAAGCTCGTGGGAGACACaacagaggaggaagaggaggatgacGACGATGGCAGCAATGAGGACTAA
- the AKR7A2 gene encoding aflatoxin B1 aldehyde reductase member 2 — protein MAARAAMAARAAGGARPAVVLGTMEMGRRAGPEASAELLRAFLRRQYRLLDTAFMYAGGESERILGTLLAGGTEPVEVATKANPWDGKTLKPESVRSQLDTSLERLQRKSVELFYLHAPDHGTPVEETLRACNELHKEGKFKELGLSNYAAWEVAEICTICKYNNWVMPTVYQGMYNATTRQVEAELFPCLRHFGLRFYAYNPLAGGLLTGKYKYEDKDTSQPTGRFFGNDWAQAYRDRYWKKHNFEGIALVEKALKEAYGSTAPSLASAALRWLYNHSKLQGSLGDAVIIGMSNLEQLEQNLNYSEDGPLLPAVVQAFDEAWNLSAHDCPNYFR, from the exons atggcggcgcgggcggcgatggcggcgcgggcggccggcggggcccggcccgccgTGGTGCTGGGCACGATGGAGATGGGCCGGCGCGCCGGGCCCGAGGCGAGCGCCGAGCTGCTCCGCGCCTTCCTGCGCCGCCAATACCGCCTCCTCGACACCGCCTTCATGTACGCGGGCGGCGAGTCCGAGCGCATCCTGGGCACGCTGCTGGCCGGCGGCACCGAGCCCG tggAAGTGGCCACCAAGGCCAACCCATGGGATGGGAAGACGCTGAAGCCGGAGAGCGTGCGCTCCCAGCTGGACACATCcctggagaggctgcagaggaagAGTGTGGAGCTCTTCTACCTCCACGCTCCCGACCATGGGACCCCGGTGGAGGAGACCCTGCGTGCCTGCAATGAGCTGCACAAAGAG GGAAAGTTTAAAGAGCTTGGCCTGTCAAACTATGCTGCGTGGGAGGTGGCAGAAATCTGCACCATCTGCAAGTACAACAACTGGGTGATGCCAACTGTGTaccag GGAATGTACAACGCGACCACGCGCCAGGTGGAGGCCGAGCTGTTCCCCTGCCTGAGGCACTTTGGGCTGCGCTTCTACGCCTACAACCCGCTGGCAG GAGGGCTGCTGACTGGCAAGTACAAGTACGAGGACAAAGACACGAGCCAGCCCACTgggaggttttttgggaatGACTGGGCTCAGGCCTACAGGGACAG gtacTGGAAAAAACACAATTTTGAGGGAATTGCACTGGTAGAAAAAGCTCTAAAAGAGGCTTATGGCTCCACTGCACCCAGCCTGGCGTCCGCTGCACTGCGCTGGCTCTACAACCACTCCAAACTGCAG GGTTCTCTTGGAGATGCAGTGATCATCGGGATGTCCAActtggagcagctggagcagaacCTCAACTACAGCGAGGACGGTCCCCTGCTGCCGGCCGTGGTGCAGGCGTTCGACGAGGCCTGGAACTTGAGTGCACACGACTGCCCCAACTACTTCCGCTAG
- the SLC66A1 gene encoding lysosomal amino acid transporter 1 homolog, whose translation MAARRWRGLPFGNLSDCPNGSRWIMDVFNECAQDGWDVASVVLGLGSIGCFIAAAFPQFYQACRTGIMDQALSIYFLLGWLGGDLLNLIGSFLADQLPLQVYTAIYYVLADLGMLSLYCYYRVKSGGRAFPAPINAAFVFLSVGSLSSLSLLGSASTEDPGTIKGRSLLSAPGDELGSKPFSRTEIIGFTIGSISSVLYLCSRVPQICTNYKRKSTSGVSYFLFALVMLGNSLYGLSVLLKNPEPGQGRGDYVLHHLPWLVGSLGVLALDVVISFQFLEYRKGRPGTLEERDALLREQDESPES comes from the exons ATGGCTGCGCGGCGCTGGAGGGGTCTCCCCTTCGGGAATCTCTCCGACTGCCCCAATGGCTCCCGCTGGATCATGGATGTGTTCAACGAGTGTGCCCAGGACGGCTGGGATGTCGCCAGCGTCgtcctggggctgggctccATCGGCTGCTTCATCGCTGCAGCCTTCCC GCAGTTTTACCAGGCCTGCAGAACGGGCATCATGGACCAGGCTCTCTCCATCTATTTCCTGCTGGGGTGGCTGGGCGGAGACCTCCTCAACCTCATCGGTTCCTTCCTGGCTGATCAGCTGCCCCTGCAG GTGTACACAGCCATTTACTACGTGCTGGCAGACCTGGGGATGCTCTCCCTCTACTGCTACTACCGGGTGAAGAGCGGGGGCAGAGCGT TCCCTGCTCCCATCAACGCAGCCTTTGTGTTCCTCTCCGTGGGGTCCCTGTCCAGCCTCTCCCtcctgggcagtgccagcaccgaGGATCCAGGAACCATCAAAGGAAGGTCTCTGCTGTCAGCTCCTGGGGATGAGCTTGGATCAAAG CCTTTCTCCAGGACTGAAATCATTGGATTTACCATCGGCTCCATCTCCTCCGTGCTCTACCTGTGCTCCCGAGTGCCCCAGATCTGCACCAAC tACAAGAGGAAATCCACCAGCGGGGTCTCCTACTTCCTCTTTGCCCTGGTGATGCTGGGGAATTCCCTGTATGGCCTCAGTGTCCTCCTGAAGAACCCGGagccgggccagggccggggtgACTACGTCCTGCACCACCTGCCCTGGCTCGTGGGCAGCCTGGGCGTCCTGGCCCTCGACGTGGTT ATCTCCTTCCAGTTCCTGGAGTATCGGAAAGGACGGCCCGGAACCCTCGAGGAGAGGGATGCCCTCCTCAGGGAGCAGGATGAGAGCCCGGAGAGCTGA